The proteins below are encoded in one region of Brassica napus cultivar Da-Ae chromosome A6, Da-Ae, whole genome shotgun sequence:
- the LOC111206760 gene encoding stigma-specific STIG1-like protein 3 — MGPKNIILAIFIIAITIIVLISTVSVSNSETETHMQTQTLVTKEPLRVSRFLAQNEKRGHRNPNAADHCNKNEEICKSQGSSNSTMACCSNKCVDVAYDNDNCGACNNQCKFTQTCCGGECVYLAYDKRHCGECNHRCLVGDVCVYGLCNYA; from the coding sequence atgggGCCTAAGAATATCATTTTGGCAATATTTATAATTGCCATAACCATCATCGTACTGATTTCTACAGTATCCGTTAGCAACAGCGAAACAGAAACGCATATGCAAACGCAAACGCTCGTTACGAAGGAACCTCTTAGGGTGAGTCGTTTCCTAGCGCAAAACGAGAAGAGAGGTCATCGCAACCCTAACGCGGCTGATCATTGCAACAAGAACGAGGAGATATGCAAGAGTCAAGGATCGTCCAACTCCACAATGGCTTGTTGTAGCAACAAGTGTGTTGATGTGGCGTACGATAACGATAATTGCGGCGCCTGTAACAACCAATGCAAGTTCACGCAGACTTGTTGTGGAGGAGAATGTGTTTACTTGGCTTATGATAAGAGGCATTGTGGGGAGTGTAACCATCGTTGTTTGGTTGGTGACGTTTGTGTCTATGGGTTGTGTAATTACGCTTGA